GTGATGcaaagaaaggaggctgagaaagaatcaCACTGTCACAGTCAGCCTTCATTGTCACTCTGACACAGCCTAGAAGTCACCTGAGAAGGGAGTCTCAGCTAAAGGATTGCCCATCCAAAAATGGCCTGTGaacatgtctgtgggggattgtATGATTATTAATGTtgtaggagggtccagcccattatgGGCAGCACTATTCCCTAGGCTAGTTGTCCTGGGTCCATATAGGAAAGCTGGTGAACATGATCCTGTGAGGaaaccagcaagcagcattcctccatgaatTCTGCTTCAAatctcctgcttgagttcctacaCTTCCTTAAATGATGACCTGTgccctggaagtgtaagccaaatagaccCTCTTTTAAGTTCTTCTAGGTCAGAGTGTTTTATTGCAGTagcagaaaagaaactagaacaCACACCATGGACAGAACTGTCTGTAGTGAACAAAGAACCTTTTATTAAATTGGGATTTAATACAATTTTAACAAGCAAAGATGGGAACCTCTCCCACTGTCACAGGAAGGAAGCCCTGTTGGGCAGAGCTTACAGTCAGAGAAGCAGGAAAAGCAAGTCTGGGACATTCTTAACAAAGCACAGAAATGTGTTTTTTGTCCATTAGAAGAGTTGAAGAGGTAGACCAGAGCAGAAGTAGAGACTAGCATAGAGTAGGGGCATGCCTGAGGGTTGGAATGTATACTTCCTCCAGGAGAATGAAACAGATATGTGGGTTGTGGTGCTGCAGAGAAAAATGCCAGAGGACCACAGGATCAGGAAGTGGCCAGGGAAAAATGAAACGAGAAGCCTCCATAGTTGTGGTTGAGGGAAACCATGTGAAGCCTGTGGCCAGTCCATCAAATCTTGCACTGACAACACACAGGGGCAcagcagctggactggcagcagcagggcttgcagcagctggactggcagcaACAGGGCTTGCAGCAGCAGGATTCAcagcagcagggcttgcagcagctggactggcagcagcagggcttgcagcagctggactggcagcagcagggcttgcagcagcAGGATTCAcagcagcagggcttgcagcagcAAGATtggcagcagcagggcttgcagcagctggactggcagcagcagggcttgcagcaACTAGATTGGCAGCAGCTGGATTGGCAGCAGCAAggcttgcagcagctggactggcagcagcagggcttacagcagctggactggcagcagcagggcttgcagcagctggactgacagcagcaggacttacagcccccacaggagccacaaccccccttgcagcccccacaggaactacagcctcccttgcagcccccacaggagctacagcccccacaggagccacATCCTCCTTTACAGCctccacaggagccacagcctcccttgcagcccccacaggagccacagcctcccttgcagcccccacaggagctACAGCCTCCACAGGAGCCACATCCTCCTTTACAGCctccacaggagccacagcctcccttgcaacccccacagctggagcaggaacaggctggcacacagcagcacacaggcttgcagcagcacacaggcttgcagcagcagctggagccacagcccccacagctggagccacagcctCCTGAGCAGCCACAGCAGGTCATGGTTCTGGTGTTTGGTTGAGGATGGAGTAGGTCAGAGGAGCAGGTGGAAAGGGAAGATGTGTAGGTTGGAGGCTCCTGAGCCTGGACCTTTATATCCCTGGTCAGGTCAGGTGTGAGGCTGCACATGGTCACTTCCCTGTTGTTGTTTGTGTCCTTCCCTGGCTgtggctttgttttctctttcctccctgctgCTTATTCCTTACCTCCTGTGGATTGTCTTGTGTTGACTGAGTCTCAGG
This Mus musculus strain C57BL/6J chromosome 7, GRCm38.p6 C57BL/6J DNA region includes the following protein-coding sequences:
- the Gm45337 gene encoding predicted gene 45337, with protein sequence MTCCGCSGGCGSSCGGCGSSCCCKPVCCCKPVCCCVPACSCSSCGGCKGGCGSCGGCKGGCGSCGGCSSCGGCKGGCGSCGGCKGGCGSCGGCKGGCGSCGGCSSCGGCKGGCSSCGGCKGGCGSCGGCKSCCCQSSCCKPCCCQSSCCKPCCCQSSCCKPCCCQSSCCQSSCCKPCCCQSSCCKPCCCQSCCCKPCCCESCCCKPCCCQSSCCKPCCCQSSCCKPCCCESCCCKPCCCQSSCCKPCCCQSSCCAPVCCQCKI